Proteins from a genomic interval of Lycium ferocissimum isolate CSIRO_LF1 chromosome 2, AGI_CSIRO_Lferr_CH_V1, whole genome shotgun sequence:
- the LOC132046295 gene encoding NDR1/HIN1-like protein 26: protein MYPVQTDNTNELPVYEDQERPVRRHHSARYYAHHIKESLTTRLSKLVCTIFLTLLAIVGIIVFILWLGLRPHRPRIFIHDFSIPAISQGIGPESAQINFNVTARNSNQAMGIFYDAMQVTATYQAESIGNSQLLTPFYQLPKNTTVLAGTFSGPMVTVTGTQWLQILDDRSRGTVVFRLELTARIRFKIRSWKSKHHKMHANCPVGVGRDGLILAGYIDKRCPEYFN, encoded by the coding sequence ATGTATCCTGTTCAAACGGATAACACAAACGAGTTACCTGTTTATGAAGATCAAGAACGCCCTGTAAGGAGGCACCACTCGGCTCGATACTATGCTCATCATATTAAAGAGAGTCTAACTACTAGACTTTCCAAATTAGTTTGTACAATTTTCTTAACTCTTCTTGCaattgttggaattattgtatttattttatggCTTGGTTTGCGCCCTCATCGCCCAAGAATTTTCATACATGACTTCTCAATTCCAGCTATAAGTCAGGGAATTGGACCTGAAAGTGCCCAAATAAACTTTAACGTAACAGCACGAAATTCAAATCAAGCTATGGGGATTTTTTATGATGCAATGCAGGTGACAGCAACTTATCAAGCAGAGAGTATTGGGAATTCCCAATTGTTGACTCCATTTTATCAACTGCCCAAAAACACCACTGTTCTCGCTGGTACATTTTCTGGCCCCATGGTGACGGTGACCGGGACACAGTGGCTGCAAATTCTCGATGATCGGTCTCGAGGAACTGTAGTTTTCCGGCTGGAATTAACGGCGAGGATTCGATTTAAGATACGGTCGTGGAAAAGTAAACATCATAAGATGCATGCTAATTGTCCTGTTGGAGTAGGACGAGATGGTCTGATCTTGGCTGGTTACATAGATAAAAGGTGCCCAGAATATTTCAATTAG